Proteins encoded within one genomic window of Streptomyces sp. NBC_01314:
- a CDS encoding carbohydrate kinase — MIVVAGEALIDLVPQGAGALVDLRPARGGGPYNTAVALGRLGSPTAFCSRVSYDAYGESLLSGLRDADVDVASVQRGPEPTTLALASIGEGGSAQYSFYVEGSADRLFEAPARLPAGTRAVSFGTCSLVLEPGASAYEKLMHATAAQGVFTALDPNIRPGLIPDAGAYRARFRSWLPSVSLLKLSEEDAHWLGGTPRRWLDSGPSAVVVTRGGDGLTVHTRAGAEHSVPGEKIDVVDTIGAGDMVNAALLHGLSAWDALSDMALASLGTDDWTRLLRFAARAAAITCSRAGAEPPYAAEVGEV, encoded by the coding sequence GTGATCGTCGTCGCCGGTGAAGCCCTGATCGACCTGGTCCCGCAGGGTGCGGGCGCACTCGTGGATCTGCGGCCGGCGCGCGGCGGCGGCCCCTACAACACGGCCGTGGCGCTCGGCCGTCTCGGCTCCCCCACCGCCTTCTGCTCCCGGGTGTCGTACGACGCCTACGGCGAGTCCCTGCTCAGCGGCCTGCGGGACGCGGACGTGGACGTGGCGTCCGTGCAGCGCGGTCCCGAGCCGACGACCCTCGCCCTGGCCTCGATCGGCGAGGGCGGCTCCGCCCAGTACTCCTTCTACGTCGAGGGCAGCGCCGACCGCCTTTTCGAGGCCCCGGCCCGGCTCCCCGCCGGCACCCGGGCCGTCTCCTTCGGCACCTGCTCACTCGTCCTGGAACCCGGCGCGAGCGCGTACGAGAAGCTGATGCACGCCACCGCCGCCCAGGGCGTGTTCACCGCCCTCGACCCCAACATCCGGCCGGGGCTGATCCCCGACGCGGGCGCCTACCGGGCCCGCTTCAGGAGTTGGCTGCCCTCGGTGTCGTTGCTCAAGCTCTCCGAGGAGGACGCGCACTGGCTGGGCGGCACCCCACGCCGGTGGCTTGACTCGGGCCCCTCTGCCGTCGTCGTCACCCGCGGCGGCGACGGCCTGACCGTCCACACCCGCGCCGGCGCGGAGCACTCCGTACCGGGCGAGAAGATCGACGTCGTCGACACCATCGGCGCCGGTGACATGGTCAACGCGGCCCTCCTCCACGGCCTGTCGGCCTGGGACGCCCTGTCCGACATGGCCCTCGCGTCCCTCGGCACCGACGACTGGACCCGCTTGCTCCGCTTCGCCGCCCGCGCGGCGGCGATCACCTGTTCCCGAGCGGGCGCGGAGCCGCCGTACGCGGCAGAGGTGGGTGAGGTCTGA
- a CDS encoding response regulator has product MSMRCLIVDDSARFLEAARTLLERDGIRVVGVAFTGAEALAGAAELAPDLVLLDIDLDGESGLELAPRLARTAACVIILTSTHPLDDLQELVAASPARGFLHKSKVSGQALRDLLRPDRGSPAR; this is encoded by the coding sequence ATGTCCATGCGCTGTCTCATCGTCGATGACAGTGCCCGGTTTCTGGAGGCCGCCCGTACGCTGCTGGAGCGCGACGGGATCCGCGTCGTCGGCGTGGCCTTCACAGGCGCGGAGGCGTTGGCAGGGGCCGCGGAGCTGGCCCCGGATCTCGTCCTTCTGGACATCGACCTCGACGGCGAGAGCGGCCTGGAGCTCGCGCCGAGGCTCGCGCGCACCGCCGCGTGCGTCATCATCCTCACCTCCACGCACCCGCTGGACGACCTCCAGGAACTCGTCGCCGCCAGTCCCGCCCGGGGATTTCTGCACAAGTCGAAGGTCTCGGGGCAGGCGCTGCGGGACCTGCTGAGGCCTGACCGCGGGTCACCAGCGCGTTGA
- a CDS encoding ABC transporter substrate-binding protein — MNTQRQDLGERPVRRALLSGAAAVVLLLAGCSGGDADGRVDEGDKAADDTTCDGRIEGTAHITMWFHAGQSGEQSTLKNQVKEFNRSQRQVRVELVTLPEQRPYTDLVLSAAASGDLPDLLDFDGPNLYSYAWSGTLKPIDSCVPAKTRKDLLPSIREQGTYDDRLWGVGTFDSGLGLYVRPSVLEKAGVRVPKGVDDAWTADELTEILRKLRAQGYEAPLDLNFTDSKVADEWNTYAFAPAVWSAGGDLIDPGEFRTADGYLNSPETVRALTTMQNWVEEGYVDRDKEKDRSAFVKGRSPISWMGHWRYGEFSEAHPGDVAIVPLPDFGTGTVTGMGSWQWGIPAGGTDGDAVWRFLEYLLRPEQVARMSEANGAIPATERAVKLSPLYDEDGAERLFIEQLRSGTARPRPQTPAYPAVTAAFSHAVADIVFSGAPAEKTLDDAVEAVDQDLAAHDGYPKSGP; from the coding sequence ATGAACACGCAGCGCCAGGACCTCGGAGAACGTCCTGTTCGCCGTGCCCTGTTGTCGGGTGCGGCGGCCGTCGTGCTGCTCCTGGCCGGGTGCAGCGGCGGTGACGCGGACGGCCGGGTGGACGAGGGCGACAAGGCGGCGGACGACACGACCTGCGACGGGAGGATCGAGGGCACCGCGCACATCACGATGTGGTTCCACGCGGGGCAGAGCGGTGAGCAGAGCACGCTGAAGAACCAGGTCAAGGAGTTCAACAGGTCCCAGCGGCAGGTGCGGGTCGAACTGGTCACCCTGCCCGAACAGCGCCCGTACACCGACCTCGTCCTGTCCGCGGCGGCCAGCGGCGACCTGCCCGACCTGCTCGACTTCGACGGCCCGAATCTCTACAGCTACGCCTGGTCCGGCACCCTGAAGCCGATCGACTCCTGTGTACCCGCGAAGACCCGGAAGGACCTGCTTCCCTCCATCCGTGAACAGGGCACCTACGACGACCGGTTGTGGGGCGTCGGCACCTTCGACTCCGGACTCGGCCTGTACGTACGGCCGTCGGTGCTCGAGAAGGCCGGGGTCCGGGTGCCGAAGGGCGTCGACGACGCCTGGACCGCCGACGAGCTGACGGAGATCCTGCGCAAGCTGCGCGCGCAGGGCTACGAGGCGCCGCTCGACCTGAACTTCACCGACTCGAAGGTCGCCGACGAGTGGAACACCTACGCCTTCGCACCGGCCGTCTGGTCGGCGGGCGGCGACCTCATCGACCCCGGGGAGTTCCGCACCGCCGACGGGTACCTGAACAGTCCGGAGACCGTACGGGCCCTCACCACCATGCAGAACTGGGTGGAGGAGGGATATGTCGACAGGGACAAGGAGAAGGACAGGAGCGCGTTCGTGAAGGGCCGCAGCCCCATCTCCTGGATGGGGCACTGGAGGTACGGCGAGTTCAGCGAGGCGCACCCGGGCGACGTGGCGATCGTGCCGCTGCCCGACTTCGGCACGGGTACCGTCACCGGCATGGGTTCCTGGCAGTGGGGCATCCCCGCCGGGGGCACCGACGGCGACGCGGTGTGGCGTTTCCTGGAGTACCTGTTGCGGCCGGAGCAGGTGGCCAGGATGAGCGAGGCCAACGGCGCGATCCCGGCGACGGAGAGGGCCGTGAAACTGTCCCCGCTGTACGACGAGGACGGCGCGGAGCGGCTGTTCATCGAGCAGCTGCGGAGCGGCACCGCCCGGCCCAGGCCGCAGACACCGGCGTACCCGGCGGTCACCGCCGCCTTCTCGCACGCGGTCGCCGACATCGTCTTCTCCGGGGCGCCCGCGGAGAAGACACTGGACGACGCCGTCGAGGCCGTCGACCAGGATCTCGCCGCCCACGACGGTTACCCGAAGAGCGGACCATGA
- a CDS encoding ABC transporter substrate-binding protein, translating into MTRAAVPRRSTRGVPRRLGTSHRPRRALPALLLCMALLLAGCDAGGGGDEDTRRGSDATCDGRIDVPAQITMWFHEPAARGEREAVQAQVRAFNTSQDDVKVRLVRLPAGHYDDLVRTAAADGELPDLLDFDAPKLFSHAWAGGLRPIDSCVPESLRADLLPSVVEQGTYRGRLWGLGTFDSGLGLYVRPSVLKKAGVRIPKGIGDAWTADEFTGILKKLRTLGHERPLDLQLPWAGTEWGTYGFAPALWSAGGDLIDRSTYRTADGVLNGPRSVEALTTLQGWVKAGYVDANKDSGAFQKGRSPVSWNGHWRYGEFSEAHPGDVAIVPLPDFGTGSATGMGSWQWGMPAGEADGDAVWRFLAFLLRPDEILRMTDVNGGIPATDTAVERADRFAEGGPGRLYIEQLRNGTARPRPQTPAYPAITEAFARAFAKIMRGAAVQPALDEAVRAVDKDLADHGHYPPTGP; encoded by the coding sequence ATGACCCGTGCCGCCGTGCCCCGGCGGAGTACTCGCGGGGTGCCCCGTCGGCTCGGTACTTCGCACAGACCCCGCCGGGCCCTGCCGGCGCTTCTGCTCTGCATGGCGCTGCTGCTCGCCGGCTGCGACGCGGGCGGGGGCGGCGACGAGGACACCCGGCGGGGCTCCGACGCGACCTGCGACGGGCGGATCGACGTCCCCGCGCAGATCACGATGTGGTTCCACGAGCCGGCGGCACGCGGCGAACGGGAGGCCGTACAGGCCCAGGTGCGGGCCTTCAACACCTCCCAGGACGATGTGAAGGTCCGGCTCGTCCGCCTCCCGGCCGGCCACTACGACGACCTGGTCCGCACGGCGGCGGCCGACGGCGAACTGCCCGACCTGCTCGACTTCGACGCCCCGAAGCTGTTCAGCCACGCCTGGGCCGGCGGCCTCAGGCCGATCGACTCCTGCGTCCCGGAGTCCCTGCGCGCCGACCTGCTCCCCTCCGTCGTCGAACAGGGCACCTACCGGGGCAGACTGTGGGGCCTCGGTACGTTCGACTCCGGACTCGGTCTGTACGTACGGCCGTCCGTGCTCAAGAAGGCGGGTGTGCGCATCCCGAAGGGCATCGGCGATGCCTGGACCGCCGACGAGTTCACCGGCATCCTGAAGAAGCTGCGCACCCTGGGCCACGAGAGGCCGCTGGACCTCCAGCTGCCGTGGGCCGGCACCGAATGGGGAACCTACGGGTTCGCACCGGCCCTGTGGTCGGCGGGCGGCGACCTGATCGACCGCTCCACCTATCGAACGGCCGACGGAGTGCTCAACGGGCCGAGGTCGGTCGAGGCGCTGACGACGCTGCAGGGCTGGGTGAAGGCGGGATACGTGGACGCGAACAAGGACTCCGGAGCCTTCCAGAAGGGCAGAAGCCCCGTGTCCTGGAACGGCCACTGGAGGTACGGCGAGTTCAGCGAGGCGCACCCGGGCGACGTGGCGATCGTGCCGCTGCCCGACTTCGGCACGGGCAGCGCCACCGGCATGGGTTCCTGGCAGTGGGGCATGCCCGCAGGGGAGGCCGACGGCGACGCCGTGTGGCGTTTTCTGGCTTTTCTGCTGCGCCCCGACGAAATCCTGCGGATGACCGACGTCAACGGCGGGATACCCGCCACCGATACCGCGGTCGAACGCGCCGACAGGTTCGCCGAGGGCGGCCCAGGGCGCCTCTACATAGAACAGCTGCGCAACGGGACGGCCCGTCCCCGGCCGCAGACCCCCGCCTACCCGGCGATCACCGAGGCCTTCGCCCGGGCCTTCGCGAAGATCATGCGGGGAGCGGCCGTGCAGCCCGCGCTGGACGAGGCGGTGCGTGCCGTCGACAAGGACCTGGCGGACCACGGCCACTACCCCCCGACCGGACCGTGA
- a CDS encoding PAS domain S-box protein, translated as MLLVLLPVTVLLSFTAFAATAQWEEARTLSDFDTAIEVSFATSEVGGAVARERIAAVEARLSAEPDTLRGRSEAQRITDHALRWAFGEAVDRQPEPDVAGILDAVRRQLHALRVQTGTGSLDAQAVTRRYGAIENKVLDIVAVLESGRPTRASGRAADAHMAMLRAVAATGSERAELAILFHTPGEKHTTAAAGRWTELEKSQLRRFQLTASDELKAELHAAIFQVPGREVRRVRDLLADTDPRPADWPSYDSWLSDSEHYVDALRGIQDRAARELDATAHRDLRATRTRAFTELGVSLAVLALVTLLALALRRSITRPLGQVSEGARALSDGDLSYDIRYAGCDELGDVADTFRELRVTSERLAGEIRAMNTAIDAGRLAHRADVDSFDGTWAQLLGGMNGTMASFAAAHGRRRRAEQELEGIFNLSLDLLCISGVDGYFKRVNPAFERTLGYPVETLTSRPLLDFVHEEDRDITRDAITLLAGGTEVAEFENRYLRADGTERWLQWSARSVPEEGLIYAAARDVTESRRASLEQTALRRVATAVARGVPPADVFGKVAEEVASLLGTAAAVLRYEPDNSVKVLGIAHARVGTAAEAVRMTRRGAARKTIDEVARTRGSAHSGTSVGAPIVVEGRLWGVVVAASLLDPLPEGTESRLADFTELIATAIANADSRAQLAASRARVVAAGDASRRRIERDLHDGVQQRLVSLQLELRMTETLVEDPSSELAQQLDHLAKGLDDTFLDLLQVARGIHPSVLSRGGLGPALRSLARRCAVPVELDLAFAGARFPEQVEVAAYYVTSESLTNAVKHARASVVTVAAQERSGVLELVIRDDGVGGADPGKGSGLIGLIDRVEAIGGRLTVAGPPGSGTTLSVRLPLAPPEEAAAAAEAVLPRA; from the coding sequence ATGCTGCTCGTCCTGCTGCCGGTCACCGTCCTGCTGTCCTTCACCGCGTTCGCCGCCACGGCCCAGTGGGAGGAGGCGCGGACCCTGAGCGACTTCGACACCGCGATCGAGGTGTCGTTCGCGACCAGCGAGGTCGGAGGCGCCGTCGCACGCGAGCGGATCGCCGCGGTCGAGGCCCGGCTGAGCGCCGAACCGGACACCCTGCGCGGCCGCTCGGAGGCCCAGCGGATCACCGACCACGCGCTGCGGTGGGCCTTCGGGGAGGCCGTCGACCGACAGCCGGAGCCCGACGTCGCCGGGATCCTCGACGCCGTACGCCGTCAACTGCACGCGCTGCGGGTCCAGACGGGCACCGGCTCGCTGGACGCGCAAGCCGTGACCCGGCGGTACGGGGCCATAGAGAACAAGGTGCTCGACATAGTCGCCGTCCTCGAATCCGGGCGCCCCACCCGGGCCTCGGGCCGCGCGGCCGACGCCCACATGGCGATGCTGCGGGCCGTCGCCGCCACCGGGAGCGAACGGGCGGAACTCGCCATCCTCTTCCACACACCCGGCGAGAAGCACACCACCGCCGCCGCGGGCCGCTGGACCGAACTGGAGAAATCGCAGCTCAGAAGGTTTCAGCTGACCGCCTCGGACGAGTTGAAGGCCGAACTGCACGCCGCGATCTTCCAGGTCCCCGGACGCGAGGTCCGCAGGGTCCGTGACCTGCTCGCCGACACCGACCCCCGGCCCGCCGACTGGCCCTCGTACGACAGCTGGCTCAGCGACTCGGAGCACTACGTCGACGCCCTGCGCGGCATCCAGGACCGGGCCGCCCGCGAACTCGACGCCACCGCCCACCGCGATCTGCGCGCCACACGGACCCGGGCCTTCACCGAACTGGGCGTCTCCCTCGCCGTCCTGGCCCTCGTCACCCTGCTCGCGCTGGCCCTGCGCCGCTCGATCACCCGCCCTCTCGGGCAGGTCTCCGAGGGCGCCCGCGCCCTGTCGGACGGCGACCTCTCGTACGACATCCGCTACGCGGGATGCGACGAGCTCGGCGATGTCGCCGACACCTTCCGTGAGCTGCGGGTGACCAGTGAACGGCTGGCCGGCGAGATCCGGGCCATGAACACGGCGATCGACGCGGGCCGGCTCGCACACCGGGCCGACGTCGACTCCTTCGACGGCACCTGGGCCCAGCTGCTGGGCGGCATGAACGGCACCATGGCGTCCTTCGCCGCGGCCCACGGCCGGCGCAGACGGGCCGAACAGGAACTGGAGGGCATCTTCAACCTTTCCCTGGACCTGCTCTGCATCAGCGGCGTCGACGGCTACTTCAAACGCGTCAACCCGGCCTTCGAACGCACCCTGGGCTATCCGGTCGAGACGCTGACCTCCCGGCCGCTCCTGGACTTCGTCCACGAGGAGGACCGGGACATCACCCGTGACGCCATCACGCTGCTGGCGGGCGGCACCGAGGTCGCCGAGTTCGAGAACCGGTACCTCCGCGCCGACGGCACCGAGCGCTGGCTGCAGTGGAGCGCCCGGTCGGTCCCCGAGGAGGGTCTCATCTACGCCGCCGCCCGCGACGTCACCGAGAGCCGCCGGGCCTCGCTCGAACAGACCGCGCTGCGCCGGGTGGCGACCGCGGTCGCGCGCGGCGTGCCGCCGGCCGACGTGTTCGGGAAGGTGGCCGAGGAGGTGGCGTCCCTGTTGGGTACGGCGGCGGCCGTACTGCGCTACGAGCCCGACAACAGCGTCAAGGTCCTCGGGATCGCGCACGCGCGCGTGGGCACGGCCGCCGAGGCCGTCCGTATGACACGCCGCGGGGCGGCCCGGAAGACCATCGACGAGGTGGCCCGCACCCGCGGCTCCGCCCACTCGGGCACCTCCGTGGGCGCCCCCATCGTTGTCGAGGGTCGGCTGTGGGGAGTCGTCGTGGCGGCCTCGCTCCTCGATCCGCTGCCCGAGGGCACCGAGTCACGGCTCGCCGACTTCACCGAACTCATCGCCACCGCGATCGCCAACGCCGACAGCCGCGCCCAGCTGGCCGCCTCACGCGCGCGCGTGGTCGCGGCCGGGGACGCCTCCCGACGCCGCATCGAACGCGACCTGCACGACGGCGTCCAGCAGCGCCTGGTCTCCCTGCAGTTGGAGCTGCGGATGACGGAGACCCTGGTGGAGGACCCTTCCTCGGAACTCGCCCAGCAGCTGGACCATCTGGCCAAGGGCCTCGACGACACCTTCCTGGACCTGCTCCAGGTGGCCCGGGGCATCCATCCGTCCGTTCTCTCCAGGGGCGGCCTGGGCCCAGCCCTGCGCTCCCTGGCCCGCCGCTGCGCAGTCCCCGTGGAACTCGACCTCGCCTTCGCCGGTGCCCGCTTCCCGGAACAGGTCGAGGTGGCCGCGTACTACGTCACCTCCGAGAGCCTCACCAACGCCGTCAAGCACGCGCGCGCGAGCGTGGTGACCGTGGCGGCCCAGGAGCGCTCGGGAGTGCTGGAGCTGGTCATCCGCGACGACGGTGTCGGGGGAGCGGACCCCGGCAAGGGGTCGGGGCTGATCGGGCTCATCGACCGGGTGGAGGCGATCGGCGGCCGGTTGACGGTCGCCGGCCCGCCCGGGAGCGGCACGACGCTGAGCGTGCGCCTGCCGCTGGCACCACCCGAAGAGGCCGCGGCGGCCGCGGAGGCTGTCCTGCCGCGTGCGTGA
- a CDS encoding response regulator, with protein MEADQHPVRGRVVLADDDVLLREGLASLCERVGYEVVGQAGDAGGLLDLVETELPDIAIVDIRMPPTQSTEGLKAAGTIRERYPSVGILVLSAFVEVEDALELLAGGRSIGYLLKSRITVVDEFLETLDRIHRGGSVIDPSLVQELVAAQRRDDPLSMLSNREREVLGLMAEGRSNAGIGRRLWVTEGTIEKHVRSILGKLRLPEEPDDHRRVLAVLTFLETR; from the coding sequence ATGGAGGCCGATCAACATCCGGTGCGCGGGCGGGTGGTGCTCGCGGACGACGACGTGCTCCTGCGGGAGGGGCTGGCGAGCCTGTGCGAGCGCGTCGGCTACGAGGTCGTGGGCCAGGCCGGCGACGCCGGCGGGCTCCTGGACCTCGTCGAGACGGAACTTCCGGACATCGCGATCGTCGACATTCGGATGCCGCCGACCCAGTCCACGGAGGGGTTGAAGGCCGCTGGCACCATCCGGGAACGGTATCCGTCGGTCGGCATCCTGGTCCTGTCGGCGTTCGTCGAGGTCGAGGACGCGTTGGAGCTGCTGGCCGGGGGGCGCAGTATCGGCTATCTGCTCAAGAGCCGGATCACTGTCGTGGACGAGTTCCTGGAGACCCTCGACCGCATCCACCGGGGTGGTTCGGTGATCGATCCGTCGCTGGTGCAGGAGCTGGTGGCCGCGCAGCGTCGTGACGATCCGCTGTCCATGCTCAGCAACCGTGAGCGGGAGGTGCTCGGCCTCATGGCCGAGGGGCGCTCCAATGCGGGGATCGGGAGACGGCTGTGGGTGACCGAGGGGACGATCGAGAAGCATGTGCGGAGCATCCTGGGCAAGCTCCGGCTGCCCGAGGAGCCGGATGACCATCGGCGGGTTCTGGCCGTGCTGACGTTCCTGGAGACGCGCTAG